ACGAAGCCCGGGTCGAGTCCCCGATGCGAGTCGGTGCCGTCCACCGCCCGCAGCGCCGGCAGGTAGGTCGCCAGCTTGTTCGACGGCGACCGGCGGGTGTAGTCGGTGACCAGGTCGAGCATGTCGCCGGTGCCGGAACAGAACCCGACGATCCCGGCGGTGTAGCCCCGCCCGTCGCCCAGATCCTCGATGTAGTCGAACTCGCCGCGCCAGTTCAGCGTGGAGTTCTCCGCGCTGGAGACCAGCTCGAACGCGGTCTCCTTCTTGCCGCTCACGGTCAGCCCGGCCGCCACCGCGGGGGTCGCCGCGCTCGGCGCCGCGCCGGACTCGGGCACCCGGGCCGCCGGCCCCGGCCCGTACGCCCGCACGTCCCACAGCGAGTACCCACCCGGGGTCGCCCGCTGGGTGGCCAGCACCCGCAGGTACCGCCCGTGGCCGGTCAGGTTGCGCAGGTCGTCCACCCCGCCGTTGCCGGTCGTGGTCCGGTACGTGTCCGTCCAGGTCGCCCCGTTGTCGGAGAGCTGCACCCGATAGCCCTTGGCGTACGCCGAGGCCCAGTGCAACCGCACCCGGCTGACCTGCTGCGCCGCGCCCAGGTCGATCCGCAGCCACTGGGTGCCCGGCCCGGCGCCGCTGGCCCACCGGGTGCCGGCGCCACCGTCCACCGCCGCCGAGGCGAGCCAGGCCACGCTCAGCGTCGACGAGGCGAGCGCCGGGCGGCCCCGGCTGAGCAGCACGTCGGCCGACGCGTTCGCGGCCACCGCGACGGCGGGCGGGATGCCGAGCAGCACGGCGATCCCGCCACCGAGCGCCATCGATCGCCTGCTCCGCGTCCGCATGCTCCCAAGCTAGGCAGGGAGTCGTCAGCGCCGCTTGCGATTACGGGAAATCAACACGATCGCCAGAACCACGGCCGCGACCACGAACAGGCAGCAGAGCCCGCCGACGAAGAAGAACCCGAAACCACCACGGCTGCGGCTGCGGCGCTTGGCCGCCTCGATCATCACGTCGTCCACTCCCCGGCTCGCCGCCCAGGCGTGCGCCGGGACCACCAGGGCCAGCACCGCGCCGGTCAGCACGGCGGTCAGCCGGGACCACCACTTCACCACGTCAGCCATGTGCACCATGCTGGCCGATGGAAGCAACGAACGCACAGCGAGTAACCACCGATCAACCCGGGTAATGACCCGGCACCGACGGGAGGGGTACGGATGGACGCGCGACTCGAGGCGCTGGCCGCCGCGCACGGGGTGGCCACCTGGTACGAGAACTACCAGCGCCGCCGGACCGAGGTGGCCCCGGAGTCGGTGATCGGGGTGCTCGGCCTGCTCGGCGTGGACGCGTCCGCGCCGCCGCCCGCCGCGGTGAAGAAGCCCGAGGGAACCATCGTCCTGCGCCTCGGGCAGCGCCACACCCTGCCCGGACCGGCCGAGCTGACCCTCGAGGACGGCACCACCCGGACCGTCGACACGCTGGCGGACCTCCCCCTGGGCTGGCACCGGCTCGGCGACGGCACCACCGTCGTCGTGGTGCCCGAGGAACTGCCGAAACCGCCGGAGACCTGGGGCTGGATGGTCCAGCTCTACGCCCTGCACTCGGCCGACTCGTGGGGCATCGGTGACCTGGGCGACCTGCGGACCTTCGTCCAGCAGTGCGGCGACGCCGGGCTGGTGCTGCTCAACCCGCTGCACGCGATCACGCCGGTGCCGCCGGTGCCGGCCTCGCCCTACTCGCCGTCCAGCCGCCGCTTCGCCAACCCGCTCTACCTGCGGATCTCCGACATCCCGGAGTTCTCTCGCGCGGACGCGTCCCTCCAGGAGCGGATTACCGGCCTCAAGCCGCCGCCGTCCGAGCTGATCGACTACACCGCCGTCTGGGCCGCCAAGCTCGCCGCCCTGGAACTGCTCTGGCCCCTCGCCGAGCCGGTCGACCTGGACGCCGACCCCGGCCTCACCGACTTCGCCCGGTTCTGCGCGCTCGCCGAGATACACGGCCCGGACTGGCAGAAGTGGCCCGCCGAGCTGCGCCACCCGGACTCCCCGCAGGTCCGCGCGTTCCACAGCGACCGGATCGCCTTCCACGCCTGGATCCAGCACCTCATCGAGCAGCAGCTGGACGCGGCCCGGGAGGCGGCCGCCGGCATGCCGGTCGGCATCGTGCTCGACCTCGCCGTCGGCATCGACCCGTCCGGCGCCGACGGGTGGCTGTTGCAGGACTCGCTCGCCCCCGGCGTCCGGGCCGGCGCCCCGCCGGACGCGTTCAACCAGCTCGGCCAGGACTGGGGACTGGCCGCCTGGCGCCCGGACACGCTGATCGCCACCGGGTACGCCGCCTACCGGGACATGCTGCGCCGGATCTTCCGGCACGCCGGCGGCCTGCGGGTGGACCACGTCGCCGGACTGTGGCGGCTCTGGTGGGTGCCGCCGGGAATGGGCCCGGCCGAGGGCACCTACGTGCACTACGACCCGGAGGCGATGCTCGGCATCCTGGCCCTGGAGGCGCAGCGGGCCGGCGCCGTGGTGATCGGCGAGGACCTGGGCACCGTGCTGCCGGAGATGACCGACACGCTGGAACGGATGAACATGCTCGGCTCGTCCGTGCTCTGGTTCACCCGGGACTGGGACACCGGCGAGTTCCGCCCGTCCGCCGATTACCGCCGCAACGCGCTGGCCAGCATCTCCACTCACGACCTGCCGACCGCCGCCGGCTTCCTGGCCGGCGAACAGGTCGAGGTCCGCGCCAGGCTGGGCCAGCTGGCCGGCACGGTCGAACAGGAACGGGCCACCTGGCAGGCGGAGAAGGCCGCCCTGCTGGAACTGCTCCGCTCCGAGGGCCTGCTCGACTCGGAACGGACCGAGGACGTCGTCGTGGCGATGCACGAGTTCCTCGCCCGCACACCGTGCCGGCTGGTCACCGCCTCGCTTTACGACGTGCTGCTGGAGACGCGGCAGCCGAACCTGCCCGGCACCTTCGAGGAGTATCCGAACTGGCGGATCCCGCTGCGTCCCGACCTGGACGCCGTGGTCGACGACCCGCTGTTCCGCAAGGTTGCCGGAATTCTGGGTAAGCGGAACAGCGAAGTGGACGAACCAGCGAAGGGAACCGCACGATGAGCTTCCTCGACAAGGCCAAGGACTTCGCCGACGAGCACGACGAGCAGGTGGACCAGGGGCTGGAGAAGGCCGGCGACCAGGTGGACCAGCGGACCGGCAACAAGTACTCCGAGCAGGTCGACCGGGGTGTGGACGAGGCGCAGAAGCGGACCGGGGCCGGCGACACCCAGCCCTGAGCCCACCCTCTCCCCGGTCACGGCCGGGCTGGTGGCCGGTCGCGGTTTCGGCGCACCGGGCCACCGCGCCATCGCGGCTGGTCCTGGTGGCCCTATCGGGGCACGGGACAGGGGCATGAGCGCCAGCCCGGCAATCGCGGCTGGACCTGGTGGCCCTATCGGGGCACGGGACAGGGCCATGAGCGCCAGCCCGGCAATCGCGGCTGGACCTGGTGGCCCTATCAGGGCACGGGACAGGGCCATGAGCGCCAGCCCGGCAATCGCGGCTGGACCTGGTGGCCCTATCAGGGCACGGGACAGGGCCATGGACGCCAGCCCGGCCATCGCGGCTGGACCCGGTGGCCCTATCAGGGCACGGGACAGGGCCATGGACGCCAGCCCGGCCATCGCGGCTGGACCCGGTGGCCCTATCAGGGCACGGGACAGGGCCATGAGCGCCAGCCCGGCAATCGCGGCTGGACCCGGTGGCCCTATCAGGGCACGGGACAGGGCCATGAGCGCCAGCCCGGCAATCACGGCTGGACCTGGTGGCCCTGTCCAGGCACGGGACAGGGCCATGGGCGCCAGCCCGGTTCGGCTCGCGCTGCCCAGCCTGCTCGGGGCGGGACGGCGATGGGTGAGCGAGCCCGCACGACACGCGCTACGGTCCGGAGCGGGCCGGGCCTCGCGGGCCGGCTGCCACGCGACTCCGAGTCGTACCGAAAAGGATCCGCGAGGGTATGCGGCGACATCGCGGCAGCGGCAGGCTCCGGTCACACGTTGAGCGGCTCCGGCGGCGGGTCGTCGTCCAGCGCGTAGAGCATCGGATGCAACGGCAGGTACGTGTCCGGCTGACGGCAGGACGCCGGCGGCAGCAGCGACGACCGGTGCTCCGGGTGCTCGTGGCAGTGCCGCGTCGCCCGGAGGATCGCGTCCGGATGGTGGCGGCCACCGCCGTATTCCCCGCAGCTCTCGCAGTCCCACCGCCAGAACGGCAGGCCCTCCTCCGAGGTGTGCCGGCGGATCTTCAGCGGCGGCCCGGCGCGATGCCGGGCCGCGTGCAGGATCGCCGGCATCTCCAGGGCCGGCGGTGGGCCGGGCGGGCGCCGCTGCCCCCCGATGAGCTCGGCCAACACGTTGCTGGTCACCGTCACCTCCGTACGTAAGATGTCGGTGACAGTGTGAAACAGCGGCCTTGCGCCCTATATGGGTTTTGTGAAATTAAGACCGTTTCTAGCGAGCCGTGACCAGGCCCAGCGACGACGCCGCGACGCCCGGGAAGACCGTGGACAGGTCGCCGACCTCGCAGCGGGCGCGCAGGATCTCCCCGATCACCGCGCGGTAGTCCGTGGTCACCGCCAGATCGCCGTCGCGCAGCTGCGCCGCGCCCAGCCCGGGCCAGGTCCCGTAGACCTGACCGCCGCGCACCCCGCCCCCGAGCACGAACATCGCGTTGCCGTACCCGTGGTCGAGCCCGGCCGACCCGTTCTGCGTCACCCGCCGCCCGAACTCGCTGATCGTGACCAGGGTGACCCGCCGCAGCCCCTCGCTCCCGAGGTCGGTGGCGAACGCGGCGATCGCGGCGGCCAGCTTGCTCAGCTGGTCGTGCATCCGCCGGCCGGGCGCCGCGATACCCAGGTTCTCGTGCATGTCCCAGTCGCCGGAGTCCACCGTCGCGGTCATCAGCCCGGCGTCCGCCTTGATCAGCCGGGCCACGTCGCGCAGCGCCGCACCCAGCTCGGTGGCCGGGTACGCCGCGCCGTTGGCCGGGGTGTACCCCGCCGTCCGCAGCTCCCTGCCCCGCTCCAGCGCCCCGGTCAGCTGCCCGGCCGTCTGGGCCAGGGCCGCCGGCGCGCCCTGGTAGAGCGCCGCCATCGTGGCCGCCACCGGCTTGGCCGCGTCGTCGCCGGTCAGCGCGAGCCCGTCGATCGAGGTGAGGCTCAGGTAGGGCGCCGGCCCACCGAGCAGCCGGGCCGGCCGGGCGGTGCCCATCGCGATCGCGTCGAACGGGTCGTTCGCGCCGAGCGAGCCGAGCATCCGGCTCAGCCAGCCGGTGCGGATGGAGGTG
Above is a genomic segment from Actinoplanes ianthinogenes containing:
- a CDS encoding chitosanase produces the protein MRTRSRRSMALGGGIAVLLGIPPAVAVAANASADVLLSRGRPALASSTLSVAWLASAAVDGGAGTRWASGAGPGTQWLRIDLGAAQQVSRVRLHWASAYAKGYRVQLSDNGATWTDTYRTTTGNGGVDDLRNLTGHGRYLRVLATQRATPGGYSLWDVRAYGPGPAARVPESGAAPSAATPAVAAGLTVSGKKETAFELVSSAENSTLNWRGEFDYIEDLGDGRGYTAGIVGFCSGTGDMLDLVTDYTRRSPSNKLATYLPALRAVDGTDSHRGLDPGFVPAWRAAAKDPVFQQAQQDARDRMYFTPAVRLAQADGLRALGQFAYYDAAVMHGVSGLRAVRERAVRARKTPSQGGDEIAYLGAFLDARDAEMRREAAHSDTTRVDTAQRVFLRGSNLDLVAPLTWHVYGDKYTIKR
- the malQ gene encoding 4-alpha-glucanotransferase — encoded protein: MDARLEALAAAHGVATWYENYQRRRTEVAPESVIGVLGLLGVDASAPPPAAVKKPEGTIVLRLGQRHTLPGPAELTLEDGTTRTVDTLADLPLGWHRLGDGTTVVVVPEELPKPPETWGWMVQLYALHSADSWGIGDLGDLRTFVQQCGDAGLVLLNPLHAITPVPPVPASPYSPSSRRFANPLYLRISDIPEFSRADASLQERITGLKPPPSELIDYTAVWAAKLAALELLWPLAEPVDLDADPGLTDFARFCALAEIHGPDWQKWPAELRHPDSPQVRAFHSDRIAFHAWIQHLIEQQLDAAREAAAGMPVGIVLDLAVGIDPSGADGWLLQDSLAPGVRAGAPPDAFNQLGQDWGLAAWRPDTLIATGYAAYRDMLRRIFRHAGGLRVDHVAGLWRLWWVPPGMGPAEGTYVHYDPEAMLGILALEAQRAGAVVIGEDLGTVLPEMTDTLERMNMLGSSVLWFTRDWDTGEFRPSADYRRNALASISTHDLPTAAGFLAGEQVEVRARLGQLAGTVEQERATWQAEKAALLELLRSEGLLDSERTEDVVVAMHEFLARTPCRLVTASLYDVLLETRQPNLPGTFEEYPNWRIPLRPDLDAVVDDPLFRKVAGILGKRNSEVDEPAKGTAR
- a CDS encoding antitoxin, whose product is MSFLDKAKDFADEHDEQVDQGLEKAGDQVDQRTGNKYSEQVDRGVDEAQKRTGAGDTQP
- a CDS encoding DUF1501 domain-containing protein; translated protein: MSRRRLLRTTALGAFAGLAGSQLDTQLAFAADPAYSGDVLVLLSLRGGFDGLSAVVPAGDPAYYAARPTIGVPKAQLIGGGTFFGLHPALAPLLPYWTAGSLAAVHAVGQPAPNRSHFSAMEELERAAPGTSIRTGWLSRMLGSLGANDPFDAIAMGTARPARLLGGPAPYLSLTSIDGLALTGDDAAKPVAATMAALYQGAPAALAQTAGQLTGALERGRELRTAGYTPANGAAYPATELGAALRDVARLIKADAGLMTATVDSGDWDMHENLGIAAPGRRMHDQLSKLAAAIAAFATDLGSEGLRRVTLVTISEFGRRVTQNGSAGLDHGYGNAMFVLGGGVRGGQVYGTWPGLGAAQLRDGDLAVTTDYRAVIGEILRARCEVGDLSTVFPGVAASSLGLVTAR